The segment CTTTTTTAACTTATTATGTTGTCATCATTGTATACCCTCACACCCAAATGTTGATCACtcggttatcaaaaaaaaaaaatgttgatcATAACAAACAATTTAGTTATTTGTTTCACTTATATCTGTTGCAGagaaaacttttttataaaccCATAGGTTGGTGGATcgaaaattcaagtatataaaggaaaaaaaaaagcaatatcatgtgtgttttctttcttaccaaatttcaagtatttttttttttctaatggcTTTTAAGCAACTTGACGACTCTAGTGTGGCATGGATAGACACATTTTCGCAGTCTTTTTCTTAACATTATTTATGTAAAGATGAAAACTAATATCAACCGTTGATGCATCAGTGAAGCAATAAAGAACGTACGCGTGGCGTTCCACTCGGCGATGGTGTGTTTGTTAACCCCACTACGATTCATATATACACAAAAACAAGTCGCCTTCCTTCTCAACATTTACTGAAACTGCCACTGTTCTCGACTCGCCGATCTCGGTGGTGTCATTTTCTCCCGGCGGATATTCTCATCCGAAACCTCCGGTAGCGATTCACTGAGCTTATACACAACATGCCGGTGGTTTCTCTTGCTAAGATTGCTGCTTCCCCGGCCGTGACGGCGGGAGATTTCACCGTTCGCGTTCCTTGCATTTACGGGAAACGACTCTTGTCCAATCGCGTCTCCTTGCGTCGGAGCTCTGTAAGTCATCGCGTGAGAAGCGAATTGCAGAGTCCCCGCGTCCTTGGCTCCGTCACAGGTTTTCGAAAATCCGACGTTTGATTCTCTTGTTACGTCGATGTTGATTTGCGTTTTCTTTCGTGTATTTATAGATTTATCGTTGGATAattccgtcgagaatggtcacCTTCCCAAGGGAGATTCGTGGGCTGTACACAAGTTCGGAGGGACCTGTGTTGGCAACTCTGAGAGGATCAAAGATGTTGCTGATGTTGTAGTTAACGATGGATCCTCGAGGAAGCTGGTGGTTGTTTCTGCAATGGCGAAGGTTACCGATATGATGTATGATCTCATCCACAGAGCACAGTCTCGGGATGATTCTTACCTCTCTGCTTTGGATGCTGTTCTTGAAAAGCACCGAGCAACGGCTCTTGAGTTGCTTGATGGAGATGAACTCGCCAGTTTCTCGGCTCGGTTGCATAATGATATAAACAATCTCAAAGCTATGCTCCGTGCCATTTACATAGGTACAGATGGTCTTCTGTGTATAAAGTAATTGAATTTGTTTTGTGTATGTTCTTCTGAAATAGTTTTTCTCTTGTATCTCTCTAGCTGGTCATGCAACAGAATCTTTCTCGGACTTCGTTGTGGGTCATGGAGAGTTGTGGTCTGCTCAGATGTTAGCTGCTGTTGTGAGAAAGGTATGAGTGTCATATATGATATGCTGCTTGTAAGTCCTAAGAGGGATGAACTTCTATTTATCTTCTCATCATATGCTTGTGTTTGTTTTGATCATAGAGTGGATTGGACTGCACATGGATGGATGCAAGGGATGTCCTTGTTGTTGTTCCTAATAGCTCTAGTCAAGTTGATCCTGACTTTGCGGAATCAGAAAAGAGATTGGAAAAGTGGTTTTCTCAGAACTCGGCGGCAAAGATTATCATCGCAACTGGATTCATAGCCAGTACACCGGAGAACATTCCAACGACTCTCAAGAGGGATGGGAGTGACTTCTCTGCAGCTATAATGGGTGCTCTGTTTAGATCTCACCAACTCACAATCTGGACAGATGTTGATGGTGTATACAGTGCAGATCCAAGAAAAGGTATGTGGAACAACTACATTTTGCAAGATAAGGACTAGTTTTTCAGCCGTGACAGGGATTTTTATCAGTTTCTTTTCTCTATTGTTAGGCTGACAAAGATGATTATATATGCAGTTAGTGACGCCGTTATACTGAAGACTCTTTCATATCAAGAGGCCTGGGAAATGGTAAATTTGCAACCTCGTACATTTTTTTTGATGCCTTATTTTCCATAGTCATTTTACTACTCCCTAACGTGCGTGTTCATGTGCCTGTGCAGTCTTACTTTGGAGCTAACGTTTTACATCCTAGGACCATCATTCCAGTTATGAAATATGACATTCCAATTGTTATAAGGAATATCTTCAACCTCTCTGCCCCTGGGACAATGATATGTCGGCAGattgaagatgaagatggatATAAACTAGACGCTCCTGTCAAAGGGTTTGCGACGATTGACAATTTGGCTCTTGTGAACGTAGAAGGGTGAGCTGATTGTGGATATTGTGTTACACACTCGGTTCTTAGTGTTTATTATATCAACGTTGTGTTCTCTTTGCAGAACTGGAATGGCTGGTGTACCTGGTACTGCCAGTGCCATTTTTTCTGCTGTCAAGGAAGTTGGGGCCAATGTGATTATGATTTCACAGGTATATGGTTTATTATCTTTTCTGCAGATTTATCGATTTGTTTTCGCTTGTCAATTGTGTGTTCTTAGTAGTATTACATAAGTGCAGGCTAGTAGCGAGCATTCTGTGTGCTTTGCTGTACCTGAGAAGGAAGTGAAAGCCGTTTCTGAAGCATTGAACTCACGATTTCGTCAAGCTTTAGCTGGTGGACGCCTTTCCCAGGTGCCCTAAATCTCTGTGTGTTTTCAGAAGATAGCAACTTGCTATTCTTTCGACCTTTGTTGTAAATGATCGCATGTTCAGGGCCCTATAGAAAGCAGCAGGATCTTGTTTATGCATCACCTAATTTTCTCAAACTGTGGCTTTTCTTTTCAGATTGAAATTATCCCTAATTGTAGCATCTTAGCAGCAGTTGGCCAGAAAATGGCGAGCACCCCTGGCGTTTCTGCCACCTTTTTCAATGCGCTGGCAAAGGTAAATTAAGTGTGTTTGTAGAACATCCATCTCTCTGCTAAGAAGCTTTGTTGATAGAATGCTTGCCCTAATACCTGCAGGCCAATATCAACATCCGTGCTATAGCTCAAGGTTGCTCCGAGTTCAACATTACCGTGGTCGTCAAACGTGAAGATTGCATTAGAGCATTAAGAGCAGTGCACTCAAGATTCTACCTTTCGAGAACCACATTGGCAGTGGGAATCGTAGGACCGGGTTTAATCGGTGGAACCTTACTTGATCAGATTAGAGATCAGGTGAGTAGCTGTGTGAGACTATTGTGGCATACTTATCAAGGTTCAAGCTAACTCatctttcaaaataattttacagGCTGCAGTGCTAAAAGAAGAGTTTAAGATTGACTTGCGTGTTATAGGGATCACTGGCTCAAGTAAAATGTTGCTGAGTGAATCGTAAGTCAATGAACTTGTTAGAGTGCTTGTAGGTGAGTTGCCTTGCTGTTTTTTCCTTACACAATCATAATCTTCTAGGGGAATCGACTTATCAAGATGGAGAGAATTTATGAAGGAAGAGGGAGAGTCGGCTAACATTGAGAAGTTCACCCAATATGTGAAGGGAAATCATTTCATTCCAAACTCTGTTATCGTTGATTGTACGGCTGATGCTGATATTGCAAGCAGTTATTACGACTGGTTGCTGAGAGGAATTCATGTGGTCACCCCGAACAAGAAGGCTAACTCAGGACCACTTGATCAGGTAAGTGTTAGATATTTGATTAAATCACTGTTCAATAGGAAGCTACAGATCTTTTCTTGTTGAGGTTCAATGGTTCGATGATCAGAGAGACTAGTTGGTAACACTCTCCCCTGTGAATGCAGTATCTAAAGATAAGAGATCTTCAAAGAAAATCGTACACACATTACTTCTATGAAGCAACCGTTGGAGCTGGTCTTCCAATTATCAGCACTTTACGTGGTCTTCTCGAGACAGGGGATAAAATACTGCGCATTGAGGGAATTTTCAGGTATCTCCTGTTCGGCTTGGTACCGCAACAAGTTGTTTAGATACAAGAGAATATGCTGGCTTTGTCGTTTTTTTCACCTTCAACTAAACTCTTGGTTTGATGCCTTGCTGCAGTGGGACTTTAAGTTACCTTTTCAACAATTTTGTGGGCAACAGAAGCTTCAGTGATGTTGTAGCAGAAGCAAAGCAGGCAGGTTTCACAGAGCCAGATCCACGAGATGATCTATCTGGAACAGATGTCGCCAGAAAAGTAGGGTTTCTTGTCCTCAAATCAAGTCAATGCACCTATGTTGGACCAATTAAATAATAGGGAATTTTCTTGTATATGATACTTCTTCAGGTGACGATTCTTGCAAGAGAATCAGGATTAAAACTGGATCTTGACAGCCTTCCAGTCCAGAGTCTTGTGCCAAAGCCTCTACAAGTAAGTCTCTGTATAATCACACAATAAACCCATAAGGACAATCCTTTCGACGTAATCAATATTCCATTGTTGATCACAGGCTTGTGCATCAGCGGAAGAGTTCATGCAAAAGCTACCTCAGTTTGACGAGGAATTGTCCAAACAAAGACAAGAGGCTGAAGCAGCAGGAGAGGTAAGTAGTGCCTCCTAGCAAAACTCATTTTAAAACACCAATATGCACCATCTCGAAAAGAACTCATTCCCGAATATATTGTGTTGTGTCTGTTTTATAGGTATTGAGGTACGTCGGAGTTGTTGATGCGGTAGCAAAAAAGGGAAAAGTGGAGTTGAAACGGTACAAGAAAGATCATCCGTTTGCTCAGCTCTCGGGTGCTGATAACATCATCGCTTTCACAACCAAGCGGTACAAAGAACAGCCTTTGATTGTTCGTGGACCTGGTGCTGGTGCTCAAGTCACTGCCGGTGGAATCTTCAGTGACATTCTCCGCCTTGCTTTCTATCTAGGCGCTCCGTCTTAAGTCACGCTTTGTTTCTTTTAGGAACAAATCTAATGATCAAAACAATGTTTCTTATAAGCTAGCATCTGTTATCTGCGTTTCAGAATTTGATTCTTATAGAAGAAATCAAACTTCAATGGAATAAAACATTAAACATCCTTATCTTGGTTTTAAAAGCACACGTTTTGCGCCATGGGCAACTATGGCTATGAGCAAAACGCCTTATGCTTCTATGGCGAGGTGACATCCATAAAGTGTTTGCCATGGTGCACTTTTGGCTGAAGTTCGAGGCGCAGTAAGCCCAACAAGGCGATGCTTTGTAGATTCTTGGTGGGTACAGTAGTCTGTTAGCTTCTTGTatctcttctccttcctcaCCTGACAGCTAAGTAGCCTTTAGGAACAACTGTTACATTTGTGGAGACAGTCTTCGAAAACTTGTTTTTTGTTTCTACTTCCAGTTTTGTTGAGGTTGTTGCTGTCTTCTTTGTTGCCattcttgttgttgttggctTGTTTTGATGCGTTAGCTACTTTTTGCCATTTCTTGAGAATATATTGAGCTTTAAGATCTCTCTAACCCTGTTTGACTTCTTGGCTTCCGTGGCAAACAACAGAACAAATTGCCCTATTCTTTGTGTTGTGTGATGATGGAGATATGGTGTTCAATTACAATGATCATGATGACAACTGTAAGGTGCTCTTTAGCACGTCATGGCGCAAGGCTCTAACCATTTAGCCTCGGAGCCTCCTATGAAATAAGGGCTTTTGGCtggaattaaaaataaaaagatggtTTTATACAACAAAAACACTGCTTCCACATGATTTCAACCCAACAGAAACAAAAATTTAGCTTCAGAAACATATCTCAATCTGAAACTTCGGACAAAAACTTGTTCTACTTCCCGAAGACTATAAACTAGGTTGAAACACTGTTTTCAAACCAATCTGAGACACGATTCAGTTTAACCTAAAGATCATTCTGTGGAGGATCTAATAGTAGTCATCAGGGTTGTCTTTGCTTTGAATGAGGGGGACACCATCTTCTCTCCATTTAATCCGCTCTTCGCAAATGGCAGCAACCACCTCCACATACAGTTTGTGTTCCTAACCCCAAAAGAAGCAAATGAAATCTTCGAAATTGTTGAACCTAAATGCTCAAAATGTATTTATCTTAGTAGTGGGTACCTCATCAAGAACCCTTTTAGCCAACTCCTCTGGTGTATCATTAGCAACCACACGGACAGCACTTTGAGCAAGTATCCTCCCCGTGTCATACTCTTCATCCACAAAGTGAATGGTTGGACCTGAATACCTAACGTACGTAAAAAACCATAAGAAACCAAGTAGAAAGAAATACACAAACCGTCGTAACATTGTAACACTTACCTAGCTCCTGAGGCTAGAACAGCTTTATGCACTCTCATACCATAAAGCCCTTTACCTCCAAAAGCCGGAAGTAAAGCAGGATGGATATTCAGAATCCGTTTAGGAAAAGCTTTGACGAGCTCAGCCGGTATAAGTTTCAAATATCCAGCTAACAGAACAAAGTCTACACCATACTCCCTGTTCATTAAAGCAAATGGTTCACTCCATGgactaatatataaataagcatagagagagagagagacaagtcACAGACCTAAGAACATCCACAAGCTCTGTAGGAGAGAGTCCATCGGATGATTCTCGTTTCGGTTTTGGGAATAGTAAGACAGGAATCCCATTGCTTCTTGCATAGTCAGCACCTCCACAATCTGTATTGAAGTAACCAAAATTTCACAAATCCAAACTTGAcaatgtgaagaagaagaaagaagaaacctTTCTTGTTAGTGACCAATAAGACAAGATCCCCTTGAACTGAACCACCAAGGCATCCCTCGTGAATCTTCTTGAAATTCGAACCACCTCCCGACACAAAGACAGCAAGCTTCTTCCTACTTATTGCTTCTTCGTCAACCTTTGCTACCGTCCGAGTAAAGGATGCAGCTTTTACAATCCGCATCGCGAATCGGTCTACAGAACTTCGCAAGGAGAAGGAGAGAACGTTCCGGGAAGGCGTTAACGGAGCAATCGGGGCTTCTCGTGGCGGCTTCGCTGGGAAGGTGAGTTGGCCTGAGAACAAAACCCGTGATACCATTCTGAAACAATCTTAAGTTCGACGGTGTAGTCGCCGGGGCTTCTGTTCTAAAACTCGGGCGGATTGACCGATTCTACGGCGTTAAATCGCTCCACGGCAGTGCTCCGTTGAGATTTTGTTAAAATCAATGTTTCTATTATAGATTTGTCATGTTTATTTGTGAAAAATCAATAAAGCAAAGCATACTCCAAAAATGAATTATGTTACAGAAAAGTTTATCGCGGCCGTGGAGAGGAATTAGGTTTTCAAGTTGAAGAAGACGAAGTGTTATTTACGCTTTTGCCCCTCTCTTAAtgaaagttataaaaaaatatacataaacttGCATGTAGCGGGGGGGGGGGGCTTCGGACCAGAGATGCTTACTGCACGGATAGCGCGTAATGAGTTTCCCAACATGGATTATTAATGAGTCTTTAGAAAACAGAATTTATAGCACACCGTTCTGTTTCATTATAATCCTAACCAGTTGATTACGCTAATGATATTTCAAATCTTTCCTTGCTAATTACAGATATGCAATTTCTTTGCTACTGAGCTTCTGCTTGCCAAACATGTAAAAGTGATCAAAGCTCTGAGAATTGCTGTGTCTTTATTGAAAGGAAACTAAGGCTCATATATAGCCGATTACAAGCAAACGTGAAAACGTGCAAACTGAAAGTTCCTAACAAAGTGGAACAACTAAAAGACTAATTCAAATAACAACTACTAGCTAGAGTATCCCTCAAACTTAGGAACTTATTCAACTAACAAAGACCTATTCGTAACACAGCCTCTCCTAAACTAAAACATCCAGTTCTAGTTTACTCCAGGAACATCACATACTCCCAACATGCCTCGCATCTTCTCGTAAGTGTCCATCTTCAAAGGCTTTGTCAAAATGTCTGCAATCTGCACATGAGTGCTGCAATGAACTAGCTCCACGACTCCATCATTAGTCAGATCCCTAAGAAAATGAAACCTCACGTCAATATGCTTACTTCTCTTGTGCATAACTGGATTCCTTGACAGCTTGATGGTAGACATGTTATCACAGTACATGACTGTGCTTTCTTCTTCCCTTTGTGCGATTCCAATGCTCTCCAAGATCCTTCTCAGCCAAACCACTTGACACGCGCAACTTGCGGCTGCCACAAACTCCGCTTCTGTTGTGGATAGAGTGACCACTGGTTGTCTCTTAGAAGACCACGAGATGGCAGCACCACTTAGGAAACATACGTAACCCGAAGTGCTTCTTCTGGTATCCAAGTCTCCCGCATAATCACTGTCTGAATAAGCTTCAAGAACGTTGCCTCCATTCTTCTTATAGTGAACACCGAGATTGATAGTACCTTTAACATACCTGAGAATTCTTTTCACGGCTCCCATGTGAGTTTGAGATGGATTCTCCATGTATCTACTGATCAGGCTGATCGCATACATCAAATCCGGTCTTGAGGCCGCCAAGTACATGAGACATCCCACCATTTGTCTGTATACAACTCCATCTGCTTTCCCACTTCCGTCTTCTTTCACCAGTTTTGTTCCTGGAACAATGGGATTTCTCACCGAGTTGCATTCTTCCAACTTGAACCTCTCCAAAATCTCTCTTGCATATCTTCTTTGACTCATGTATATGCCTGAGTCATCTTGAATTATCTCCACTCCAAGAAAATATCTCATCAGCCCCAAGTCAGTCATCTCGAATTCACTCTTCATGGCTTCTTTGAACTCTTCAATAACACTTGCTTTGTTTCCTGTAACAATCATATCGTCCACATACAGAGAAACAAGCAGAGTGTTACCTTCATCATCAACCTTGCCGAATAGTGTTGGCTCATAGGGACACTTCTCCAATCCTTTCTCTGTAAAGTAACCTTCAATGCgactgtaccaagctctaggggCTTGTTTGAGCCCATACAATGCCTTCTTGAGCTTGTATACTTTAACTGCTTCCTCTTTCTTCTCATACCCTTGTGGCTGATCAACATAGACTGTCTCGGTTAGTTCCCCATGCAGAAAGGCGCTCTTGACATCAAGTTGATGAATCTTCCAATTCTTTTCAGCAGCCATAGCTAGGATAGCTCTAATGGTATCCCATCTTGCTACTGGAGCAAACACTTCAGTGTAATCTATACCATATTTTTGAGCATAGCCTTTTGCAACTAACCTGGCTTTGCATTTGTCGATCTCTCCATTTTCATTCAACTTTGTCTTGTAAACCCACTTGACTCCAATAGTCTTGGAACCGTGAGGTAGCTCACATAGCTCCCATGTTTCATTGGCTTCAATAGACTCGATCTCACGATTCATCGCTTCTCTCCATTTCTTTTCTCTCACGGCATCTTCAAACAGGACAGGATCAGTTGTCTCGGTGAACATGACCAGATCTTCCAGCTCCTCTTCCCCTTCCGATAGTCCTTCCCCAGTTACATAGTCTGTCATCCATGTTGGAGCGGTTTTTGATCTCCTTTCTTGAGTGACTTCAGAAGCTTCAGCGTTGGTGCGACTGCAGTCACCAGTTTCACATCGTGGCATTCCTTCGTGTTCTGCTTCAACAGCAACTTCTTCATCCACTTCAAGCTCATTTGATCCATTCTTTTCCTCCTCTTTCCAATCCCATTCAGCATCTTCTTCAAACAGAACATCTCTGCTAGTTATGATCTTCTTCTCCACTGGATCATACAGCCGGTAGGCTTTGGATTCCTCACTTGTGCCAAACAGGACACATTTCACACTCTTATCATCAAGCTTCTTGCGCTTCTCCTTAGGAATGTGCGCATGAGCAATACATCCAAAGAGCTTGAAGTGTTCTACTGATGGTGATTGATCACTCCAAGCTTCCTCTGGTGTCATACCTTGTACGGCAGAGGTGGGGCTTCTGTTCAAGATGTGCACACTCCAGTTTGTTGCTTCTGGCCAGAACCGTTTTGGGACTTTCTTCCCAACCAACACACTGCGAACCATGTTGAGAATGGtcctattctttctctcagcaaCGCCGTTTTGCTGTGGCGTGTAAGCTGTGGTGAGTTGTCTCCGAATGCCACTGCTCTCACATAGCTCCTTGAACTCATTTGAATTGTACTCACCACCTCTGTCTGTCCTCAAGCACTGAATCTGCAAGCTGTTTTCTCTTTCTACACGAGCCTTAAACTTCTTAAATGCATCAATAGCCTCAGATTTAACAGAGAGAAACTCAACCCAACATTTTCTCGAGAAATCATCAATGAACGTAATGATATACCTCTTTTGGCTGTTGGACTCAGGAGTGATTGGTCCACACAGATCAGAGTGGATCAGTTGAAGCTTTTGAGAAGCTCTCCAGTTACTCTTCTTGGGAATGACTTCTCTCTGTTGCTTTCCAGTGATGCAGTTGTCACACAGCTTGCTTGGTGCCTTTATCTCAGGTAAGCCACGTACCATGCTCCCAGACTTCAGTGTCTTCAATCCTTTGTAGCTCAGATGACCATATCGACAATGCCACAAGTACGATGTGTCCTCTGTAGTAGTTTTAAAACATCTGGGTCCTTGAGACATCATCTTGGCCGTGACTACAAACATCTTGTTGGAAGTCATTTGCGTTTCCATGATTAACCCTTTGGCTGGATGATAGAGTCGACATGCTCCATCTTGTATAACAAATGAGATCCCTTTCTCTGCTAGCTGTCCAATGCTAATCAGATTGTTCTTCAACTCAGGAATGTAGTACACATTTGTTATGATGTGTGGATCACCTTTGATGAGCATTCTGACATTTCCTCTCCCCATGACATCCATCTTCGAGTTGTTACCAAGCTTAACATGATGTTTGTACTCCTCATCCAAGTCGCTGAACCATTGCTTTTCTCCACTCATGTGATTGCTACATCCAGAATCGAGAAACCACACCTGCTCTTCCTTCTTGGTCTCAGCATACGCCATCAACACCATCTCTTCAGCTTCATCAAACTCAGCATAGTTAGCCCCATTCTCCCAGTTAGGACATTCATACTGATAATGTCCTAGTTTGTGACACTTGTAGCATTCAACC is part of the Brassica rapa cultivar Chiifu-401-42 chromosome A09, CAAS_Brap_v3.01, whole genome shotgun sequence genome and harbors:
- the LOC103840260 gene encoding bifunctional aspartokinase/homoserine dehydrogenase 1, chloroplastic; the protein is MPVVSLAKIAASPAVTAGDFTVRVPCIYGKRLLSNRVSLRRSSVSHRVRSELQSPRVLGSVTDLSLDNSVENGHLPKGDSWAVHKFGGTCVGNSERIKDVADVVVNDGSSRKLVVVSAMAKVTDMMYDLIHRAQSRDDSYLSALDAVLEKHRATALELLDGDELASFSARLHNDINNLKAMLRAIYIAGHATESFSDFVVGHGELWSAQMLAAVVRKSGLDCTWMDARDVLVVVPNSSSQVDPDFAESEKRLEKWFSQNSAAKIIIATGFIASTPENIPTTLKRDGSDFSAAIMGALFRSHQLTIWTDVDGVYSADPRKVSDAVILKTLSYQEAWEMSYFGANVLHPRTIIPVMKYDIPIVIRNIFNLSAPGTMICRQIEDEDGYKLDAPVKGFATIDNLALVNVEGTGMAGVPGTASAIFSAVKEVGANVIMISQASSEHSVCFAVPEKEVKAVSEALNSRFRQALAGGRLSQIEIIPNCSILAAVGQKMASTPGVSATFFNALAKANINIRAIAQGCSEFNITVVVKREDCIRALRAVHSRFYLSRTTLAVGIVGPGLIGGTLLDQIRDQAAVLKEEFKIDLRVIGITGSSKMLLSESGIDLSRWREFMKEEGESANIEKFTQYVKGNHFIPNSVIVDCTADADIASSYYDWLLRGIHVVTPNKKANSGPLDQYLKIRDLQRKSYTHYFYEATVGAGLPIISTLRGLLETGDKILRIEGIFSGTLSYLFNNFVGNRSFSDVVAEAKQAGFTEPDPRDDLSGTDVARKVTILARESGLKLDLDSLPVQSLVPKPLQACASAEEFMQKLPQFDEELSKQRQEAEAAGEVLRYVGVVDAVAKKGKVELKRYKKDHPFAQLSGADNIIAFTTKRYKEQPLIVRGPGAGAQVTAGGIFSDILRLAFYLGAPS
- the LOC103840262 gene encoding phosphoribosylglycinamide formyltransferase, chloroplastic; translated protein: MVSRVLFSGQLTFPAKPPREAPIAPLTPSRNVLSFSLRSSVDRFAMRIVKAASFTRTVAKVDEEAISRKKLAVFVSGGGSNFKKIHEGCLGGSVQGDLVLLVTNKKDCGGADYARSNGIPVLLFPKPKRESSDGLSPTELVDVLREYGVDFVLLAGYLKLIPAELVKAFPKRILNIHPALLPAFGGKGLYGMRVHKAVLASGARYSGPTIHFVDEEYDTGRILAQSAVRVVANDTPEELAKRVLDEEHKLYVEVVAAICEERIKWREDGVPLIQSKDNPDDYY